A region of the Primulina eburnea isolate SZY01 chromosome 7, ASM2296580v1, whole genome shotgun sequence genome:
TGGGAATTTTGGACAGTTGCTCCATGTGAAAATACCTGAAGGCAAACGATGTGGATTTGTTCAGTTTAGTGATAGGTAAATTGAGGGTATTAAATATTTTCCTCTCTTTAGTCAAAGTGTTTAAAAAGTGCATATAAAAACTTGTCTTGTACTCATAAATAATAACAGAAGATGCGCGGAACAAGctataaatattttgaatggAACCCAGTTGGGAGGACAAAGCAttcgactctcatggggtcgtAGTCCATCAAACAAACAGGTTCTACTCATGTAACTTTTGTTTGGTCCTTTTTACTTTTGTTGTATGTGATTTAATTATCCAAACCTTCCTGCCTCAGGTTGATCCAAATCAGTGGAATGGTGGATATTATGGATATACCTCTGGTTATGAAACCTATGGATATACTCAACCAGCACAGGATCCAAACTTCTACTATGCAGGGTACACTGGATACGGGGACTACCTACCACCGACACAGCAACAGCCGCAGGTATATCCAACCATTGCCATGTCAGAAATTTTAGCAAATGCATTCTTGCTTccaacaaaaaatattttattcctcTCTTTCTCATTATGCTCTCCGACAGTATTTGTGTGGAAGGTTTTTGGGAATCTCTGTTTGTCTGGCACGACTAAGTTGTTGcgaatttttttgtttgttgCCTATTGTATTACAAAAGATATTTTATGGTTCCCCTTGTCGTTGCATTACCATCTTAGTTTTGTGCTGTCCGTGACTATCATAATCTTGCCTAGTTTAAACTGATATTAAGTTTGAAAAATTgtgtttgattttaattttttctagGATTAAATATATTTCTACACCCCTCCCCCATGTGTTGACGCATGTAATATTTACTCCCCTATTCTCAGGACACACCACCTTTGAAGAACATGGTCTTGGATGTTCTTTTAGACAAGTACTTCCTGAATAATGTGATTGTCCTGGTCAAGCTTTCAACACTGAATCCAATCATCTCtaccatatttttttttcttttcaattttCTGTAATTGCTGCCATAAGTACTGGAACTGCCACCGTAACCTCAAGCACAAAACCAACCccccaaaaaataaaaaataaaaaacacatGCTTCAGTGCATCATAAAGACTTGGTCTATCAGTGTTTGGAATTACTGAAACACTTCTCTTCCCTGTCACTTCTGATCAATTTTTTGTCTTTTCTTTTGTTGCTGCATGATCTGTGTTtatgtttataaaaaatttaaaataattatatgttGATGTAGTGATGTGTCAAGAGGAAATCAGCAGCTTTCGATTGTGGATCATGAAGTTGGAGCAGTTAGCTGTTGCGGTGGAATAGTTGTATTAACTGGGTTCTTGGTTGGGATGGTTTGAATTCATTGTttaattttttcctttttcgaGTTTTGTTATCATAGCAAGGAAAAAATGTTTGGATTTTATGGTTTTCATGAACAATGGCTGCATATGTTTGTTGTCTCCATATAAAAGTGTGGGGTAAATGTTTTACGCATGTGCAGTTGGTTGACGGGTGATTGTTATGTTTGAAACATGAGCTTTTTCTTATTCGATGTCTCATTTTCGCAGTTTCACGTCCTTACGTTGAATAGGCTGTATGAAAATTCTAGTAAGCTTTTTTTTGTTACGATGGCGTCTGCACACAATCCTATATACGTGTATGGTGCAAATTGTATGTTCAGGGTGGCAACAGGAGGGTCGGTTTACGATCATTTAATGAGTTGAAAGTGAGATGATCCAGTCTAATTGTCTCAGCCGAATCTCGACAGCCACTTCACCGTGTGATTATTATATATGGGTCCTGGGGGCTGCCAAGAGAAGTCGCCCGATGAGTTTCCAAAGCATGCTACTGAATTGGGATGATGATGTGATATGAACAAATTATTCATAAAAAACTTCATGGGGGATTATTTAGTCATGTTCATCTCATCTCGTTTCTTTTCCTTTGCTTTTAATAGGTTGTTTTTCAACCTTTTCTTTTGGCCTTGTCTTTATTCAATTATGCGACATTTGATATATGTCACGAGTTAATGAATGAAATAAATAGTGATGGGAGTATAACTCCATAATTTTGGGTGTCCTGTTTCTTATCCTCTCGTGGGGGCGTGGACCATATATTGTGGACAAATGCAGGTGGGAATATAGAACCAGTGGCGCCGAGCAGTCTTGAGCACAATAAATCAATACGGTCGtttcattttcttgaaaaagGTGAGCACCACTCCATATTATTGTTTGTTCCACCTTTGAAAATCTCTCACACTACCTCCACTTACTGCCCATCCCCACCATCAAATCAATCACCTTTCCGCTAAAAGGACTTCTTGGGTTTATATATCCTTTTCCCCTAACTTTAACCCAAACTACTCGGCATTTTTTTACCCAGATAACGAGTCTCATTGATGATCTCTGGGATTTACTAATCTccactatcataaccgataatTTGAATTAAGTCTTGCGCACGAGTCAAATCTGACATGGGTTTGTTAGTAATTTTGCTTGGTGAAAAAATGTACACAAACGTCCAATGTTTACAGTTACAGATGGGAACCATAATGGACAAAATATGATTAACATCGCAGtcgaatatatataaaaaatcttATTCATACATTTCTCCATTCGGGTCGAATATTGAATTTTCCTTCGGATTTAGAGGAAATCGACATCTTTAGTTTGGAAAGGTTGGTTTGAATAACTCCTTCCAATAATGTGGGAATAAATGATGCACATTATTACCATTCCTTGTGATAAGATATTCAATATTATCTTCAATTTATTTGGTGTGATGGACACTTCTCGTTACGTGACAAAATACTCACATTTTTTAAACAGCAAGTGGTGTGAATAACATCATGTAGCATACGCAATAGTTGCACGATTTATTCGGtggtaaattttaaaaaattgttgaACGGTTTTTCCCCCTTTTTCTTGGAATTTAATATTTGACAGTAGAAATTAACAATGAtgattaattaactcaaataGCTATACTTCGATATAATAGTATCATATTTGAGGATTGGATTGCACTAAACTCATACCAATACGAAAACGCAAAAggttttattaacatttataTATATCCTCATTTTCTGTTGGCAAAGTCGAAGTGAACAACTCCAAGTGCACCACTTGATCGTGATGCTGTTTCGAGGAATTAATCAATCCCACGAATACTATAAAATACTGTACTTTGACGGTTAGTTCGATTATGGGTGTGTGGGCAGTGCCCACACCCCATATGAGTGGTTGAGATTCCACTTCATgggggaaaaaaaaattaaaaaaaaataaaattgggccagaaaaaattctggcccttggatgtacccctgcaggcactgcctgcaggggtaggatgaaataatccGTACTTTGACCGAATGCACTTAAATTTCATGTTAATTTCTTGATTGAATGATTAACCACATTGCGGCAAAGAAGGAAAATGAACTAGGAAACTTGAAGCTTTTAACAAAGACGCTTGTTTAATTAATGACTTGAGCTCGATCCTTCCAAGTGAACTGATTTGGTTTAATTCAATGTCCACCAAAAGAATCTTGCCTTCCACCAGTGACAATATTGAGTATCCAATTATTACAACGATCAAAGGAATcttgaaataaatatttagCGACAATTGTCACAACAATTAGCCGTCGAATCGGGTTTGACTCCACACTGCATCACGGACACGGCTAAGATCTCGTCCCTTTAAAGTTCGCCCCACACCTTCAAACACCGAGTTGGCCGCGTTTGTCCGGCTTCGTGCATACTCACGGGCGAGATATTCGTGTGGTGGCACGACGACGCCCGGGTGATAGTCGTTCAACCCATCATCCAACTCGTGCAGGGACTCGACTGAGTCAACTCGATAAATCTTGGACCAATCAGGTACGTTCACTGGCGCTGATGCAGCCATGTGGCGGCCACGTGGAGATTCCGACACGCCGTCTTGTCCACGGAATTGGTGCAAGATCCTCGGTGATGATGACGAGTTGCTGGAATCTTCGAAAGCCAGTGACAAGCCACCAAGCTGGCGGTGGTGGTCGGAAGGTGGAGGTGGGGCGCGGCGACTCCGGTAGACACCGAAGCTTCCGTTGCTCTCCATGGAAGCCCGTGAACTCCAGCCTCCGTTTGCCGAGTGATCATCCCCGTTTTCTGTGTTGTCCACTACCGACCAAACTTCATCCTCTCCCAATTCCGACGCACCGTTTGCAGTTTCTTGGCCGTGGTTATTATCAAGACTTCCCAAATAGTATTCGCTGCGGCTGGTAATCAGAGTTCGGCCTTTGCCCATTAACgttcaacacacacacacatatatatattgaatttcCACCTTTAGAATCGCCGAAATCTTGATTTCTGATCAACCCTTAAAGGAAAAATGAACTCTTGATGATCCGATTCGGATTTTGATTCAGAATAGGAACATACATAGAATTCCCGGTGACCCAGTGTAAAAAACAAATGATCTGAAATATCCAGAGGATTGATTATTTACGTGGGCGTAATAACAATAATGCATATAATGAACACCGGCTCAGCTTCTATGGCCAAggttataatatataaaaaaaagctCGATTACGAGGGAGCAGGCCCACAGTAGTTTCATTCGAATTTCGTTCTCATTTTGTCTGAATTT
Encoded here:
- the LOC140836034 gene encoding protein S40-6-like yields the protein MGKGRTLITSRSEYYLGSLDNNHGQETANGASELGEDEVWSVVDNTENGDDHSANGGWSSRASMESNGSFGVYRSRRAPPPPSDHHRQLGGLSLAFEDSSNSSSSPRILHQFRGQDGVSESPRGRHMAASAPVNVPDWSKIYRVDSVESLHELDDGLNDYHPGVVVPPHEYLAREYARSRTNAANSVFEGVGRTLKGRDLSRVRDAVWSQTRFDG